In Tepidimicrobium xylanilyticum, one DNA window encodes the following:
- a CDS encoding methyl-accepting chemotaxis protein has product MGKIFKKRTKKIGLQFLKKRPKQKRTRKLFKSSSIGNRISISTIIVLVCIVFIQTSISYIISERRLIKSAENLLLHKATDTATIVDNQIRSYNKNLEILGHLSSISNPNVPVEEKFEILKSEKERLGLSSIGLVDLEGNLVLDSLVESNIKGTKYFERAKQGDTYFSQPIRNSFTGKNEVVISSPLVYNGEIVGVILGYKSADELYGIVENIVIGETGVAYILNEVVDIIAHPTIIGSSTENADYYHAPINFSALEQRIDESSKVEIDEIYGNIRKGQNGSGKYVSEGKSIHIGYAPIKSKNWTLVVTIDEAEVLKELDSLKNLTVIILAFAIILGSVFALIISKSITKPINLVTDYCNKLSELDLSSNISEKALKRKDELGKMASSIQIVVDNLRNIVKEIRDSSIQVASSSEELAAISEESTAAATSIAENSNDIAENSQKQLEEILNISSSINEISTQMNYVSNQIHDAESNSKNVFEKTNLGKEKIDDVITQMANIENSTHSVKISLNDITLSSSKMNQMLEIIESIAEQTNLLALNAAIEAARAGEYGRGFAVVADEIRKLAEETRKSTEEIYGIIESNNQLIEEANKKMDLNSEEVEAGVIGVNEAKKAFDEIASSILQIAVSIKEVAAAVSNVEGHMTSLTESSGTIENMSKNISAQIQNASGASQEQMASMEEIASSTENLASLAEGLEALVQNIKL; this is encoded by the coding sequence ATGGGCAAAATATTTAAAAAAAGAACCAAGAAGATAGGTTTGCAATTTTTGAAAAAGAGGCCTAAGCAAAAACGCACTCGCAAACTTTTCAAATCTAGTAGCATAGGTAATAGGATAAGCATATCTACTATTATTGTTTTGGTATGCATAGTATTCATACAAACTAGCATATCATATATTATTTCAGAAAGGCGGTTAATAAAATCTGCAGAGAATTTACTACTCCATAAGGCTACTGATACGGCAACTATTGTAGATAATCAAATAAGAAGCTATAATAAGAACCTTGAAATTTTGGGTCATTTAAGCAGTATATCTAACCCAAATGTTCCTGTAGAAGAAAAGTTTGAAATATTAAAATCTGAGAAAGAGAGGCTTGGGTTAAGCAGTATTGGGTTGGTAGATTTAGAAGGTAACTTAGTATTAGACTCATTGGTTGAGAGTAATATTAAGGGAACTAAGTATTTTGAAAGGGCTAAACAAGGCGATACATATTTTTCTCAACCGATTAGAAATAGTTTCACTGGCAAAAATGAAGTAGTTATCTCATCGCCTTTAGTATATAATGGTGAAATTGTAGGCGTTATACTTGGTTACAAGAGTGCAGATGAGCTTTATGGCATTGTAGAAAATATAGTAATTGGTGAGACGGGCGTTGCTTATATACTAAACGAAGTAGTGGATATAATTGCTCATCCTACTATAATAGGTAGCAGCACTGAAAATGCAGACTATTACCATGCACCCATCAACTTTTCAGCTTTAGAACAACGGATAGATGAGTCTTCTAAAGTAGAAATAGATGAAATATATGGCAATATCCGTAAAGGTCAAAATGGAAGCGGAAAGTATGTTAGCGAAGGTAAATCAATTCATATAGGATATGCTCCAATTAAATCAAAAAATTGGACTTTAGTTGTTACCATTGATGAGGCTGAAGTTTTGAAGGAATTAGATTCTTTGAAAAATTTAACTGTAATTATATTGGCATTCGCTATTATATTGGGTTCTGTTTTCGCATTAATAATTAGTAAAAGTATTACGAAACCTATTAATTTGGTAACAGATTATTGTAATAAACTATCTGAGCTAGATTTAAGCTCTAATATAAGTGAAAAGGCTTTAAAACGTAAAGATGAATTAGGTAAAATGGCCTCCTCCATTCAAATTGTAGTAGATAATCTACGGAATATAGTTAAAGAGATAAGGGATTCTTCTATCCAGGTTGCATCATCTTCTGAAGAGTTGGCAGCTATATCTGAAGAATCTACTGCTGCTGCAACAAGTATTGCTGAAAATAGCAATGATATTGCTGAGAATTCTCAAAAGCAGTTAGAAGAGATATTAAACATTAGCTCCTCTATAAATGAAATATCAACGCAAATGAATTATGTATCCAATCAGATTCATGATGCAGAAAGCAATAGTAAGAATGTATTTGAAAAAACAAACTTAGGAAAAGAAAAAATAGATGATGTAATAACTCAGATGGCTAATATAGAAAATAGTACCCATAGCGTTAAAATATCATTGAACGATATTACATTGAGTTCTAGCAAGATGAACCAAATGTTAGAAATCATCGAAAGTATTGCTGAACAAACTAATTTATTAGCTCTAAATGCAGCTATAGAGGCAGCCCGTGCAGGGGAATATGGAAGAGGTTTTGCTGTAGTAGCTGATGAGATTAGAAAATTGGCGGAAGAAACTAGAAAGTCTACTGAAGAAATATATGGTATAATTGAAAGTAACAACCAATTAATAGAAGAGGCCAATAAGAAGATGGATTTAAATAGTGAAGAAGTTGAAGCTGGAGTAATAGGTGTTAATGAAGCTAAAAAAGCATTTGATGAAATAGCTAGTTCTATACTTCAAATAGCTGTTAGTATAAAAGAAGTTGCTGCAGCAGTTAGTAATGTAGAAGGGCACATGACGTCTTTGACAGAGTCTTCTGGTACTATAGAGAATATGAGTAAGAATATATCAGCTCAAATTCAAAATGCATCTGGAGCTTCTCAAGAACAGATGGCATCTATGGAAGAGATTGCATCTTCTACAGAAAACTTAGCTAGTCTAGCAGAAGGATTAGAAGCATTAGTTCAAAATATAAAATTATAG
- a CDS encoding GTP pyrophosphokinase: MRLEIFDFIDDTVTIVDGMRDLLEDGNRELEYFFKEKFLDLDNILNVSSRVKSSMSLKEKIFRNNFYLKYQSPEELVENLTDLIGIRIECRFIEDEEQVYNKLFKIFNKLGEEGYYYNEEKPNILLRLDGKQPRLQKNGFGIYKIEGKYIKEKRTIKFELQIKSLVNVFWGEVEHKVLYKNYKYLITEELFKDIMHSLKENLSMIDRQLMILYNHLKDIDEYNVDKRREQLESILSKIIYEIYSEKTKEEFGFVVDYRKSCDVIVSYVLRKNGLKEAPDKSYDEEFLKVLERLYKIKENEIYIDRLIEFERDIQYEDSFCKKIGEAILEIINKDFKWNLFFKIIFQLGVGNNAEEFEGFLKFLRNRFYKNLENNQTLNSKFTKEEREEIIEYIMDLVADSFIKNREIEFINDDNIECMNRKINITLNKIMNYETWKENIKYFTDELAMKFDNYK, translated from the coding sequence ATGCGTTTAGAGATATTTGATTTTATTGATGATACCGTTACTATAGTTGATGGGATGAGAGATTTACTAGAGGATGGAAACAGGGAATTGGAGTATTTTTTTAAGGAGAAATTTTTGGACTTAGACAACATATTAAATGTTAGCTCAAGGGTCAAATCATCCATGAGCTTGAAGGAAAAGATATTTAGGAACAATTTTTATTTAAAATACCAATCGCCTGAGGAACTTGTAGAAAACTTGACGGATTTAATTGGAATTAGGATAGAGTGCAGATTTATTGAAGATGAGGAGCAAGTATATAATAAGCTGTTTAAAATATTTAATAAACTAGGGGAAGAAGGCTATTATTATAATGAGGAAAAGCCCAATATACTTCTCAGATTAGACGGAAAACAACCTAGGCTACAGAAAAACGGTTTTGGCATATATAAGATCGAGGGGAAATATATAAAGGAAAAAAGGACCATAAAATTCGAATTACAGATCAAATCTCTTGTAAACGTATTTTGGGGGGAAGTAGAGCATAAGGTATTATATAAGAACTACAAATATTTGATTACAGAGGAACTTTTTAAGGATATAATGCATTCTTTAAAGGAAAATTTAAGCATGATAGATAGACAGCTTATGATTCTGTATAATCATTTAAAGGATATAGATGAATATAATGTAGATAAAAGAAGGGAACAATTGGAATCTATCCTTTCTAAAATAATATATGAAATCTATTCAGAAAAGACCAAAGAGGAGTTTGGATTTGTTGTAGATTATAGGAAGTCCTGCGATGTAATAGTATCCTATGTTTTAAGGAAAAATGGCTTAAAGGAGGCCCCAGACAAAAGTTACGACGAAGAATTTTTAAAGGTTTTAGAAAGGCTCTATAAAATAAAGGAGAATGAAATATATATAGATAGACTCATAGAGTTTGAAAGGGATATTCAATATGAGGATAGCTTTTGCAAGAAGATTGGAGAAGCTATTTTAGAGATAATCAATAAGGATTTTAAGTGGAATTTATTTTTCAAGATAATATTCCAGCTAGGGGTAGGGAATAATGCAGAGGAGTTTGAAGGATTCCTGAAATTCTTAAGAAATCGCTTTTACAAGAATTTGGAAAATAACCAAACGTTGAACAGTAAGTTTACTAAGGAGGAAAGGGAAGAGATAATAGAATATATAATGGATTTGGTAGCAGATAGTTTCATTAAAAACAGGGAAATAGAGTTTATCAATGATGATAATATAGAATGTATGAATAGAAAGATCAATATTACATTAAATAAGATTATGAATTACGAGACATGGAAGGAAAATATCAAATATTTTACTGATGAGCTAGCTATGAAGTTTGACAATTATAAATAG
- a CDS encoding cell division ATP-binding protein FtsE — protein sequence MIEANNVDLVYGDGTRALKNVNLHIGAGEIVYITGHSGSGKTSLLKLLMGMEYPTKGHLMVMGQAMKKEERHNIRKLRRNIGPVFQEFKLIRGRTAFENIVLGMRFLDFTPKEMEENSKRALEKVGLIHKRDSLVDNLSWGEGQRIAIARAIARRPKLILADEPTGNLDIDNALNIMDILTSLRDESTTVIITTHATHLIKDKKEGIFIQIERGNIELERREELGYE from the coding sequence ATGATAGAAGCCAATAATGTGGATTTAGTTTATGGGGATGGGACTAGGGCTTTAAAAAATGTAAATTTACATATTGGAGCAGGGGAAATAGTTTATATTACCGGCCATAGCGGTTCGGGAAAGACCAGTTTATTAAAACTATTAATGGGCATGGAATATCCGACTAAAGGCCATTTAATGGTAATGGGACAAGCTATGAAAAAGGAGGAAAGGCATAATATAAGAAAGCTTAGGAGAAATATAGGACCTGTATTTCAAGAATTTAAACTAATAAGGGGAAGAACTGCCTTTGAAAATATAGTATTGGGAATGAGATTTTTAGATTTTACTCCCAAAGAGATGGAAGAAAACAGCAAGAGGGCTCTGGAAAAGGTTGGTTTAATACATAAAAGGGATTCGTTAGTGGACAACCTTTCTTGGGGAGAAGGTCAAAGGATTGCAATAGCGAGGGCCATTGCCAGAAGGCCCAAATTGATTTTGGCTGATGAACCTACAGGAAATTTAGATATTGACAATGCTTTAAATATTATGGATATTCTTACCTCCCTTAGAGATGAATCAACCACAGTAATAATTACCACCCATGCAACCCATTTAATAAAGGATAAAAAAGAAGGGATTTTTATTCAGATAGAGAGAGGAAATATTGAGTTGGAGAGACGGGAGGAACTGGGATATGAGTAA
- a CDS encoding uracil-xanthine permease family protein — translation MENKVVDKSQLGLLYDVHDKPGFFTSIILGFQNILTSFGGIVAVPLIIAGIAGCNVVETAFLISAGLLASGITSIIQSAGIGPKKFRIGVGLPTVMGTDFGFVPPANIVINTMGGGLPAYFGATVLGAIFEFILSFFVKPLMKIFTPTVTGTVISLMGMSMMPVAFDWVAGGVGNPNYGDVKYLLVAVIVFVLVLLLNLYGKGMISTAAVLIGIVIGYIICIPMGLVDFSQVAEADWIQLPKILPFGINFELKYVVPFLAGYLVTIIETVGVMETLGQVTGTSMTDEDMVAGVRADAVGSFLSPFIGSGPVQSFSQNVGLIPLTKCASKHIGIVTGLLLIFMSLCPKFSTIISIMPSCVLGGASILMFGTITVSGVKTLLQVELNNRNILIIASALGIGLGVTFRPEVVEQLPGILGSLFGSGISAGTIVALLLSLVLKESPQHTVSEIID, via the coding sequence TTGGAAAATAAAGTTGTTGATAAATCACAATTAGGGTTACTTTATGATGTGCATGATAAACCTGGGTTTTTTACTTCTATTATTTTAGGATTCCAAAATATTTTAACATCTTTTGGTGGTATTGTTGCAGTGCCTTTGATTATTGCAGGAATTGCAGGATGCAATGTTGTTGAGACAGCTTTTTTAATATCAGCAGGATTACTTGCATCTGGTATTACATCTATAATACAATCAGCAGGAATTGGACCAAAAAAATTCCGTATTGGTGTAGGACTTCCAACAGTTATGGGAACAGATTTTGGATTTGTGCCACCTGCTAATATAGTTATCAATACTATGGGAGGAGGATTACCAGCTTATTTTGGTGCAACAGTATTAGGAGCAATATTTGAATTTATCCTAAGCTTCTTTGTAAAACCTTTGATGAAAATATTTACACCAACAGTAACAGGTACTGTTATCTCACTTATGGGAATGTCTATGATGCCAGTAGCTTTTGACTGGGTTGCTGGTGGGGTAGGTAATCCAAACTATGGAGATGTGAAATATTTGCTAGTTGCTGTAATTGTATTTGTTCTAGTATTATTATTAAACCTTTATGGAAAAGGAATGATCAGTACAGCTGCTGTTTTAATTGGGATTGTAATAGGATATATAATTTGTATTCCGATGGGGCTTGTTGATTTCTCACAAGTAGCAGAAGCTGACTGGATTCAATTACCTAAAATACTGCCCTTTGGAATTAATTTTGAACTTAAATATGTTGTTCCATTCCTAGCAGGATATTTGGTTACAATTATAGAAACCGTAGGGGTTATGGAGACACTTGGTCAAGTTACAGGAACTAGTATGACAGATGAAGATATGGTTGCAGGTGTTAGAGCTGATGCAGTGGGTTCTTTCCTAAGTCCATTTATTGGTTCAGGTCCAGTGCAATCCTTTAGCCAAAATGTAGGGTTAATCCCACTTACTAAATGTGCATCAAAACATATAGGTATTGTTACGGGTTTATTACTAATTTTCATGAGTCTTTGCCCTAAATTTTCAACAATTATATCTATCATGCCTTCATGTGTTCTTGGTGGTGCTAGTATATTAATGTTTGGTACAATTACAGTTTCAGGTGTTAAAACTTTGTTACAAGTTGAACTTAATAATAGAAACATATTAATTATTGCAAGTGCTTTAGGAATAGGATTAGGGGTTACTTTTAGACCTGAAGTTGTTGAGCAACTTCCTGGAATTCTAGGTAGTTTATTTGGCTCAGGAATTTCAGCTGGTACAATTGTAGCTTTATTGCTTAGCTTGGTATTAAAAGAAAGTCCTCAACATACAGTAAGTGAAATTATAGATTAA
- a CDS encoding PucR family transcriptional regulator: MSRKNGISIEDMLGLEVMKNCKMIAGFKGIKNTITRVNIMADPDIFDWVQPGEFLLTTAYFFKKDDIKAQKRLIKEASDKKLAGIGIKILPYLDALPNEVINYAERLNFPIIDIHYSIPLSDVMMEIFKEIFNKQASLLERIERVHERFMEVMLEGQGIGQVVQVVHENVRNPVVLNLKHSNEIFTQFDDLDDGIVEELLEDMKGFYGSKDGRSELKKLDEDRILISGKFVTRMVMPIVLKNNVYGHIFTWSISSPLGGFDLSIIESASTTIALAVLQELSVREVEIRYRSEFFEDLISADSKRKRKALERAHYFNLLPNDYYVTEVMSFKLQFDDEDDEYYFEYLKDYVNSVVMMAEEIMDYLNLKGIVSTKLNGIQILLGFSELCHVEERIKNFNKRLHNALKERYKNMEIRIGVGRAYKGLDKVNKSFSDALKAIRTGKALTSKEIITFNELGIFKILCQDFLTDELEDFYNTTLKPLVDYDEKKSTELVKTLEAYFKFNGNLTRMSEYLYTHYNTILYRVNRIKEITGMDLEDPSDRLNLEIALKIRELL; encoded by the coding sequence ATGTCTAGAAAAAATGGTATCAGTATAGAGGATATGCTGGGATTAGAGGTAATGAAAAATTGTAAGATGATTGCAGGGTTTAAGGGTATTAAAAATACCATAACTAGGGTTAATATTATGGCAGACCCAGATATATTCGATTGGGTACAGCCAGGTGAATTCTTATTAACTACAGCTTATTTTTTCAAAAAGGACGATATAAAAGCTCAGAAAAGATTGATTAAAGAAGCCTCCGATAAGAAATTAGCAGGTATAGGCATAAAAATTCTACCCTATCTAGATGCTCTTCCAAATGAAGTAATCAATTATGCAGAAAGACTAAACTTTCCTATAATAGATATTCACTATTCAATCCCCTTATCAGATGTAATGATGGAAATATTTAAGGAAATATTTAACAAACAAGCTTCCTTGCTGGAAAGGATAGAAAGGGTTCATGAACGATTTATGGAAGTAATGTTAGAAGGTCAGGGGATAGGTCAAGTAGTGCAAGTAGTTCATGAAAATGTTAGAAATCCGGTAGTTTTAAATTTAAAACATTCTAATGAGATTTTTACCCAATTCGATGATTTAGATGATGGGATTGTTGAAGAACTTCTAGAGGATATGAAAGGCTTTTATGGCTCCAAAGATGGTAGAAGTGAATTGAAAAAATTAGATGAGGATAGGATTTTAATAAGCGGTAAATTTGTCACTAGAATGGTGATGCCCATTGTACTTAAGAATAACGTTTATGGGCATATATTCACTTGGTCAATAAGCTCCCCTTTAGGGGGCTTTGACTTATCAATTATAGAATCTGCTTCTACCACTATAGCTTTGGCAGTATTACAGGAATTGTCCGTTAGAGAAGTGGAAATCAGATATAGGTCTGAATTTTTTGAGGATTTAATTTCTGCAGATTCTAAGAGAAAAAGGAAAGCCTTAGAGAGGGCTCACTATTTCAATTTGCTCCCTAATGATTACTATGTAACAGAGGTAATGAGCTTTAAATTACAATTTGATGATGAAGATGATGAATACTATTTTGAGTACTTAAAGGATTATGTTAATAGCGTAGTGATGATGGCAGAAGAGATAATGGATTATTTGAATTTAAAGGGAATAGTTTCTACTAAATTAAATGGAATTCAGATACTATTAGGTTTTAGCGAGTTATGCCATGTAGAGGAAAGAATTAAGAATTTTAATAAAAGACTCCATAATGCATTGAAGGAAAGATACAAGAATATGGAGATAAGAATAGGAGTAGGTAGAGCATATAAGGGCTTGGATAAGGTGAACAAAAGTTTTTCTGATGCACTGAAGGCTATAAGAACAGGGAAGGCCCTTACTAGTAAGGAGATTATTACATTTAATGAGCTGGGCATTTTCAAAATATTATGTCAGGATTTTTTAACGGATGAATTGGAGGATTTCTACAATACTACGCTGAAACCGCTTGTAGATTATGATGAAAAGAAATCTACCGAATTGGTAAAAACTCTTGAAGCCTATTTTAAGTTTAATGGTAACTTAACCCGCATGTCCGAATACCTTTACACCCATTACAATACCATATTATATAGGGTAAATAGAATAAAAGAAATTACAGGAATGGACTTAGAGGATCCAAGTGATAGGCTAAATTTGGAAATAGCCTTGAAGATTAGAGAATTACTATAG
- the guaD gene encoding guanine deaminase encodes MSSIALKGDIVFTPNKDAFKTYKDHYLVVEDGKVVGIFKELKEEYKNYPVKEYTDKLIIPGFVDIHLHAPQYPNLGLGLDKELIPWLNTYTFPEEAKYNDLEYAEKVYRRLIYDLWRKGTTSSIVYSSIHKEGTKLLMDLFIDSNLRAYVGKVNMDRNTIPELSEDTEKSLEDTEEIIKEYNDKSSLVKPIITPRFVPSCTEKLMKGLGDLAIRYDIPVQSHLSENTDEVEWVKSLHPEFKDYASVYNAYNLFGQTKTIMAHCIYNTENELDLMEKNQVYAAHCPHSNYNLSSGIMPVRKFLDKGIPVGLGSDVSGGHSLSMPSVMVAAIQASKMKWLETNKELKPLTSSEAFFLATKGGGSFFGKVGSFEEGYALDALVIDDSDLGHMDGLSLEDRLQRFIYIGDDRNIVERYVDGKRVEKPM; translated from the coding sequence ATGAGCTCAATTGCATTGAAAGGGGATATAGTTTTTACTCCAAATAAGGATGCCTTTAAAACCTATAAAGATCATTATCTTGTTGTAGAGGATGGTAAGGTAGTAGGTATATTTAAAGAATTGAAAGAAGAATATAAAAACTACCCTGTCAAAGAATATACGGATAAGTTGATTATACCGGGATTTGTGGATATACATCTTCATGCACCTCAATATCCTAATTTGGGCTTAGGCTTGGATAAGGAACTTATCCCTTGGTTAAATACCTATACATTCCCAGAAGAAGCCAAGTATAATGATTTAGAGTATGCAGAAAAAGTTTATAGAAGGCTTATTTATGATTTGTGGAGAAAGGGAACTACTAGCTCGATAGTATACAGCAGCATTCATAAGGAAGGTACTAAACTGTTAATGGACTTATTTATTGATTCAAATTTAAGGGCATATGTAGGAAAGGTCAATATGGATAGAAATACAATCCCCGAACTGTCTGAAGATACGGAAAAGTCATTGGAGGATACGGAGGAAATAATAAAGGAATATAATGATAAATCTTCCCTAGTAAAACCTATAATTACTCCCAGATTTGTGCCTAGTTGTACTGAAAAACTGATGAAAGGGTTAGGGGATTTAGCTATTAGGTACGATATTCCTGTTCAGTCCCATCTAAGCGAAAATACTGATGAGGTAGAATGGGTTAAAAGTTTACATCCAGAGTTTAAGGATTATGCTTCCGTTTACAATGCCTATAATCTATTTGGACAGACAAAGACAATAATGGCCCACTGTATATATAATACGGAGAATGAGTTGGATCTAATGGAAAAGAACCAAGTCTATGCTGCTCACTGTCCTCATTCTAACTACAATCTATCTAGTGGAATTATGCCTGTAAGAAAATTCTTGGATAAAGGGATACCTGTAGGTTTAGGTTCTGATGTTTCTGGTGGACATAGTTTAAGCATGCCAAGTGTTATGGTTGCAGCCATTCAAGCTTCTAAGATGAAATGGTTGGAAACCAATAAGGAATTAAAACCTCTTACTAGCTCTGAAGCCTTTTTCCTAGCTACTAAGGGTGGAGGTAGTTTCTTTGGTAAGGTTGGTAGTTTTGAGGAAGGTTATGCTCTGGATGCATTAGTGATTGATGATTCTGATCTTGGTCATATGGATGGACTATCTCTTGAAGATAGATTACAAAGATTCATTTATATAGGCGATGATAGAAATATTGTAGAAAGATATGTGGATGGAAAAAGGGTAGAAAAGCCTATGTAG
- a CDS encoding cell division protein FtsX produces MSKKIYNLVYFLKESKTLFKIDFFSNLFSIISIGLIFFILSLVLLGWRVSNYIIEIVESEAEINVYFDLQLKEDEIKFLMEDIEKIDGVSHVTLVSEKEAYNRMAEILGKEAHILELFDENPFTPFIEVKIHIEEVDSILAKLEFIKNIDYIRDNKNIIDRLQRILIILKVIGVLAIVAIGVSTLIVVSHIIRQGIYNNRDQINTLELLGAPDTFIGFPFLLEGLFLTLIGGLIACLLLSLTVNLGYSKLSTTLTFMPLPTKDRLILPVGIFIITISGILGVLGSLFGLAKHNEKN; encoded by the coding sequence ATGAGTAAAAAAATTTATAATTTAGTGTATTTTTTGAAGGAATCCAAGACCTTATTTAAAATAGATTTCTTCTCCAACCTATTTTCTATAATAAGCATTGGATTAATATTTTTTATTCTATCATTAGTTCTTCTAGGGTGGAGGGTTAGCAATTATATTATTGAAATAGTGGAAAGTGAGGCAGAGATAAACGTCTATTTTGACCTTCAGTTAAAAGAGGATGAGATTAAATTTTTAATGGAGGATATTGAAAAAATAGATGGAGTTAGCCATGTAACATTAGTTAGCGAAAAGGAAGCCTATAATAGAATGGCAGAAATATTGGGGAAAGAAGCTCATATTTTAGAATTGTTTGATGAAAATCCTTTTACTCCTTTTATTGAGGTTAAGATCCATATTGAAGAGGTGGATTCCATTTTGGCTAAATTGGAGTTTATAAAAAATATAGATTATATCCGCGACAATAAGAATATTATAGATAGGTTACAGCGAATTTTAATTATATTGAAGGTAATTGGAGTATTGGCCATAGTTGCCATTGGAGTTTCCACTTTAATAGTAGTATCCCATATAATTAGACAAGGGATTTATAATAACAGGGACCAAATTAATACCTTAGAACTATTGGGGGCACCAGATACGTTTATTGGATTTCCCTTTTTATTGGAAGGCCTGTTTCTAACTTTGATAGGTGGGTTAATTGCTTGTCTGCTCCTTAGCTTGACGGTTAATTTGGGTTATTCAAAGCTTTCAACTACACTGACCTTTATGCCTTTACCAACTAAGGATAGACTAATCCTTCCAGTGGGAATATTTATTATAACTATAAGCGGAATTTTAGGAGTACTAGGAAGCTTATTTGGGCTAGCTAAGCATAATGAAAAAAATTAA
- a CDS encoding cyclase family protein encodes MSLKLIDLSQEIYEGMSIFPMHQRTFIMTNMTHEENMKMTGSPTVGFSARNLLISEHCGTHSDGVSEFKPGGPTIDKMPLEYFWGSAICLDVSHVRYPNYIEPKDLEEAERRSGQKIMKGDIVLLYTGHHDRTFGTDKFQTEYTGLSYEGAKWLAEKGVVNIGVDAPAIDLTPDDIRFSGHLVCGEYNITNTENLCNLDKLVNKRFLYFGLPLKIRDGSGSPIRAVALVEE; translated from the coding sequence ATGAGTCTAAAACTAATAGATCTATCCCAAGAAATCTATGAAGGCATGTCCATATTTCCAATGCACCAAAGAACCTTTATAATGACCAATATGACCCATGAAGAAAATATGAAGATGACTGGAAGCCCAACAGTAGGCTTTTCTGCTAGAAACCTATTAATATCGGAACACTGTGGAACCCATAGCGATGGAGTGTCAGAATTTAAACCTGGAGGTCCTACTATCGACAAAATGCCCTTAGAATATTTTTGGGGTAGTGCTATATGTCTCGATGTAAGCCACGTAAGATATCCTAATTACATAGAACCAAAAGATTTAGAAGAAGCTGAAAGAAGGTCGGGACAAAAGATTATGAAGGGAGATATAGTGCTACTTTATACAGGCCATCATGACAGAACCTTCGGAACTGATAAATTCCAAACGGAATATACGGGCCTAAGCTATGAAGGAGCTAAATGGCTAGCAGAAAAAGGTGTAGTAAACATTGGAGTAGACGCTCCTGCCATAGATTTAACTCCAGACGACATTAGATTCTCAGGTCATTTAGTTTGCGGTGAATATAATATAACGAATACGGAAAACCTTTGCAATCTAGATAAGCTTGTAAACAAAAGATTCTTATACTTCGGACTACCTTTAAAAATAAGAGACGGCTCTGGCTCGCCAATAAGAGCAGTAGCACTTGTGGAAGAGTAG